The sequence CAACCGCCTCACGGGGGTCTTGGTCCACGGCGATGCCATCGAGGACATTTTGGTGGAGGTTCCCGCCGCCGTCAGGGATCTGGTCCCGGTGACGGAGGGCCAGGTGTTGGAGGTGATGGCCGAAGTGACCCGCGAATTCACCGAGGTCGCCGCCGTGCTGCTGTCGGTATGATGAATCGCTTGGGTGTCTTGGTGGGTGGCTGGCTGCTGGCCGTCGCCGCCCTTGCAGGACTGCCGGAAACCGTCGTCCGCGTCAAGCCTGCGGTCGTCGCCGTCGGTACCTACCAACGTACCCGGGCGCCGGCGGCGGTGTTCCGGGGGACGGGATTCGCGGTCGTCGACGGCCTGCACCTGCTCACCAACGCCCACGTGCTGCCGGAGAAGCTGGCGGCCGACAAGGGCGAGATTCTGGCGGTCTTCTTCAAGGCCGAAGGCCGCGACCGCCTGCGCCGGGCCGAAGTGGTGGCGGTGGACAGGCCGCACGACGTCGCCCTGCTGCGGATCGGTGGCAAACCGCTCCCGACGCTCTCTCTGGGAGATTCCGAGCGGGTGCGGGAAGGGGCGCTGTACGCTTTTACCGGCTATCCCATCGGCATGGTGCTGGGCCTGTATCCGGTGACCCACCGGGGTATCGTCTCCAGCATCACCCCCATCGCCATTCCCGTCCCCCGCGCCGGTTTCCT comes from Methylomarinovum tepidoasis and encodes:
- a CDS encoding S1 family peptidase; protein product: MMNRLGVLVGGWLLAVAALAGLPETVVRVKPAVVAVGTYQRTRAPAAVFRGTGFAVVDGLHLLTNAHVLPEKLAADKGEILAVFFKAEGRDRLRRAEVVAVDRPHDVALLRIGGKPLPTLSLGDSERVREGALYAFTGYPIGMVLGLYPVTHRGIVSSITPIAIPVPRAGFLDPKLLRRLNRPYRVFQLDATAYPGNSGSPLYDPETGAVVGIINKVFVKESKENLLSKPSGISYAIPIRYAERLLRQVGLR